A DNA window from Iodobacter ciconiae contains the following coding sequences:
- a CDS encoding YbdD/YjiX family protein, whose translation MLKFLKPGSAFRNNAYKLVQTCRLMVGVHDYENYLAHMQAHHPEIPAKTRKEFYQYCLEARFPGAGKISKCPC comes from the coding sequence ATGCTTAAGTTTCTAAAACCAGGCTCAGCGTTCAGAAACAATGCCTATAAACTGGTACAGACCTGCCGCCTGATGGTAGGCGTACATGATTATGAAAACTATCTGGCGCATATGCAGGCGCATCACCCGGAAATCCCTGCTAAAACGCGTAAAGAGTTTTATCAATACTGCCTTGAAGCACGTTTTCCCGGCGCAGGAAAAATCAGTAAATGCCCTTGCTAG